aaCTGCTGCCAGTGTTGGAAAACAAGACAATATACCCTCATCCCGGAAGTAAAGCCAAAAGCGAAGTATGGAAATACTTCGGATTTCTTAAAATGTCTGATAATTTGCCGCCGACAAAAAGCAATCTCAACATGAACCAAGCAATATGTCGGCTCTGTAGGAAGGTGTACAAGAACACAGGTAGGTTTAGATATGGTTCAATGTTGATAGTAGACTTTCAACTTATCGAAACTACTTAACTCTCATGAATTCATTATTCACACGGAACCTACATATTTACTGGCATAATCTAGTTGTACGTGTAGTCGTGTACGGGGTTTTTAGCCTGCGTTTATATTACGTCTGTACTTTAGTCTGTTGTACAACATAAAACTAATGAATCAAATACAGTAATGATActacataatgtaataaaagTACTACTTATACATTATTAACATGTCATAATATTCACTGTTGTTCCATGgtgatagaaaaaaatatgtggaTTATTAGcatttttgtaaacatttttaataaaatctcATTAGTAGAAACAACGGTAAAAAATTTGTTCTTTATTACAGGAAACACAACAAATTTCCAGAGTCATATTGACAACGAACACAAACTACATGACACTCGAGTCTGCaaacaaaaagataaattaacaaaattaggCAATAGAGATGCTTCAGGTTCAACCAAGCAGACATTCCAGACAACTTTGCATCAGATGGTAGGAATGAAATCTAACAACAAGCTTGGAGCTGAAAGGAAAAAGGAAGTAGATCAGTCTCTAATGAAGATGATGGCAGGCAAAGTACTTCCCTTCAGCCTTGTGGACAACGTTTTCTTCAAAAACTTTGTTCATGCATTAGAACCAAGGTACATgtgtttcaatttcaatttgtgttttaaattCTGTATTCATTAATCACTGTAATGTAACACTCACAAATCAGCCTAGCAGTCTGTTGAGCGGCCAGGGCTGACcataatacattaaaaaaacttCGAATAGTTTCTAAGTAAAACTCATTGGTCAGTTCATTCACTTAATTGCATGTTCAAGTTAATAATTATGGGCTCAAAGCCTCAAAGTTCTGTCcattttgttattcaaattGACAGATTGTTGctcattttcattaaataatattattttcattttcagataTTTGCTTCCTAGTAGATAGAACTCTAATGGGTTGGCTAATGCAAAAGAAAGATGAAATTGAACAAAAGCTGTCAATGGAAATAAGGAACTGCGAAGGGGTAGCAATAACTCACGACAGTTGGACTAGTTTAGCCACAGAAAGTTTTAACACAACAACCGTACACTTCATTGACAATAATTGGGAACTTCAGTCTGCTGTTCTGGGAACAATTAAAGTTGAAGGTTCGCACACTGCTGAAAATATTGCCGCTTCTCTTACAGAAGTTAAGACAAAGTGGGCCTTGCCTGTGTGCATCGCAACTACCGATAACGCTGCCAACGAACAGAAAGCATTTAGGATACTCAAGTGGCAACGCTTTGGATGTTATGGGCATAGACTAAATCTCATTGTAAAAAATGCATTGCAAGTAAATGAAGTTGGAAGATTAGTAGGCAAAGGACGCAAACTAGTAACATTTTTCCATACATCTACCAGTGCAAATGACAAGCTTATGGAGAAGCagaaaattttgcaaatgaaagGAATAGGGCACAAGTTAATCACTGATGTGGTTACTCGGTGGAATTCCACCCTAGACATGTTGGAAAGGCTGTTGGAGCAGATGCCTGCCCTCATGGCTGTGGCAACAGATGAGTCAGCATCAAAGCATATTAAGACCACAGTTCAGAACTGTTTGTTCACATTTGAGGAGTCTCTCCTAGCAGAAAGGATAGTTACTTTGTTAAGACCTTTTCAAAAAGTAACTACTATTTGTGTGTTCAGAGAAAACCCCAACTATCAACAAAGTACTTCCTGCCATCACAAAGTTAAAGCGGTCTCTTGAAGAAGCCAATGATGACCCACCAGTTATAAAGGCCATGAAGAAAAGAATGTCTGACCAGCTCAATGCCAGAACTGAGGT
This DNA window, taken from Argopecten irradians isolate NY unplaced genomic scaffold, Ai_NY scaffold_1094, whole genome shotgun sequence, encodes the following:
- the LOC138313943 gene encoding E3 SUMO-protein ligase ZBED1-like isoform X2, translated to MAAHVDGDCAKDDTKPLKADNELLPVLENKTIYPHPGSKAKSEVWKYFGFLKMSDNLPPTKSNLNMNQAICRLCRKVYKNTGNTTNFQSHIDNEHKLHDTRVCKQKDKLTKLGNRDASGSTKQTFQTTLHQMVGMKSNNKLGAERKKEVDQSLMKMMAGKVLPFSLVDNVFFKNFVHALEPRYLLPSR
- the LOC138313943 gene encoding E3 SUMO-protein ligase ZBED1-like isoform X1, which encodes MAAHVDGDCAKDDTKPLKADNELLPVLENKTIYPHPGSKAKSEVWKYFGFLKMSDNLPPTKSNLNMNQAICRLCRKVYKNTGNTTNFQSHIDNEHKLHDTRVCKQKDKLTKLGNRDASGSTKQTFQTTLHQMVGMKSNNKLGAERKKEVDQSLMKMMAGKVLPFSLVDNVFFKNFVHALEPRYMCFNFNLCFKFCIH
- the LOC138313944 gene encoding E3 SUMO-protein ligase ZBED1-like, whose product is MQKKDEIEQKLSMEIRNCEGVAITHDSWTSLATESFNTTTVHFIDNNWELQSAVLGTIKVEGSHTAENIAASLTEVKTKWALPVCIATTDNAANEQKAFRILKWQRFGCYGHRLNLIVKNALQVNEVGRLVGKGRKLVTFFHTSTSANDKLMEKQKILQMKGIGHKLITDVVTRWNSTLDMLERLLEQMPALMAVATDESASKHIKTTVQNCLFTFEESLLAERIVTLLRPFQKVTTICVFRENPNYQQSTSCHHKVKAVS